The window ACCCACTCGCTGGAAGTCAGCTGCGTCGGTCGTTCGCTGGGCATGCGCGTCGGCGAAACCATCCGCAGCGCCCTGCCCGACTGGTGCGAGCCCAGCGACCTGGGCATGGTGGTGCAATCGGCTTGCCTGGCCCATGACATCGGCAATCCGCCCTTCGGCCACTCCGGCGAAGACGCGATTCGCCACTGGTTCCAGCAAGCCGCCGGCCGTGGCTGGCTGGATGCGATGAGCGAAGTCGAACGCAATGACTTCCTCAATTTCGAAGGCAATGCCCAAGGCTTCCGGGTACTCACCCAACTGGAATATCACCAGTTCGACGGCGGCACCCGGCTGACCTACGCCACGCTGGGTACTTATCTGAAGTATCCATGGACGGCAAAACACGCAGATTCACTGGGTTACAAGAAACACAAGTTCGGCTGCTATCAGAGCGAACTTCCGCTCCTGGAACAAATCGCCCATAAACTCGGCCTGCCGCAACTCGAGGAACAACGTTGGGCGCGCCATCCGCTCGTGTATCTGATGGAAGCTGCCGATGACATCTGTTACGCGCTGATCGATCTGGAAGACGGTCTGGAAATGGAGCTGCTGGAATACGCCGAAGTCGAGTCCCTGTTGCTGGACCTTGTAGGTGACGATCTGCCGGAAACCTATCGCCAGCTGGGCCCACTGGATTCGCGTCGACGCAAACTGGCGATCCTGCGAGGCAAAGCCATTGAACACCTGACCAATGCCGCTGCGCGGGCTTTTGTCGAGCAACAGGACGCGTTACTGGCCGGCACGCTGCCCGGTGATCTGGTGGAGCACATGCACGGGCCTGCCAAGCGTTGCGTGCTGAATGCGAAGGACATGGCGCGGAAAAAAATCTTCCAGGACAAGCGCAAGACCCTGCATGAAATCGGCGCCTACACCACGCTGGAAATCCTGCTCAACGCCTTCTGCGGCGCGGCACTGGAACAGCATAACGGTCGAACCCCGTCCTTCAAGAGTCGCCGGGTCCTCGATCTGTTGGGAAACAATGCGCCCGATCCTCACGGTCCATTGCACGCCTCGTTTCTACGGATGATTGATTTCATCGCCGGCATGACCGACAGCTATGCCAGCGAAATGGCGCTGGAGATGACCGGTCGTTCAAGCCACTGATAAAACCGGGGGGTCAGCCATTACACCGCGTGCAATGGTTGATTTGCCCCCCTCAAACCCCAAGTGCACTCAACGTTCGCCGAATCCCCCTACAACATGTGCTGAGCTAACTGATCGATTTATTCGGTAACTTCGCGAAATAATCTCGCTTCCTTCAGTCCAACAGAAGAAGCGTGAATACTCCTATGTTCAAAGACGATCTGCGCATCTTGCTGGTAGAAGATCATCCCTTCCAACTCCGGGCGACTCAATACTTGCTTGAGAGTTACGGTTTCACTCAACTGACCACGACCGACAGCGCCGATGGCGCCTTGCATCAAATGCTCAAGGCAGTGCAACCGTTTGATATTCTTCTGTGCGATCAATGTCTGCCCGGTCTTTGCGGACTTGATCTGGTCGAATTTGCCAGTCAGCGGGGGATGATCAGACAGGCGATACTGTTAAGCAGCCTGACATCGGCTGAACTGGATGAACTTGAAAAAAAGGCCAACGAACACGGACTGCCATTATTGGGATACTTGATCAAACCTCTGAAACAATCCGAATTTAGAAACTTGTTGACCTTGGCATCATTCTAAAAAAACACATACCAACCACACTAACCCCCCGCCAAAACACAATTTGAAACTTACCTTAAACAACTCCAACACTTCGACCAACTACCAACAACTTTCACCTTTCCTCATAAGAAACCTAGTTGATACGTAGTCCTATTCTTCTTCAGCCGTAGGACTATTCCTATATTGCAGCTACAGGTACGTCAGTTCATGCGTCACCTCAACTATCTGAGCTAAGGTGCGCGCTTTATTAGAGCTCGTATGGGATTTGATTATGAACTCCGTTTTTATTGTCGACGATCACCCAGTCATCCGCCTTGCCGTCAGAATGTTGCTTGAACATGAAGGTTACAAAGTCGTCGGCGAAACCGATAATGGGGTCGACGCCATGCAGATGGTTCGCGAATGCATGCCTGACCTCGTCATACTCGACATCAGCATTCCCAAACTGGACGGGCTGGAAGTTCTCGCCCGTTTCAACGCAATGAGTACCCGCCTGAAAACATTGGTATTAACAGCACAGAGCCCAACACTTTTCGGTATTCGCTGCATGCAATCCGGCGCATCGGGATATGTGTGCAAACAGGAAGACCTGAGTGAGCTGGTCAGTGCTATAAAAGCCGTATTGTCAGGTTACAACTACTTTCCCAGCCAGGCCTTGAATCCTGTTCGCTGTGATGATGCTCGTTTTTCCGACCTGGAATTGTTCAAGTCAGTCAATGATCGGGAACTGATGGTCTTGCAACTATTTGCCCAAGGACGCACCAACAAGGAAATTGCCAAAGGCATGTTTCTGAGCAACAAGACTGTTAGTACTTATAAAAAACGCCTCATGCAGAAACTCGAAGCCAAATCTCTGGTTGAACTCATCGATATGGCAAAACGTAACGCGTTAGTGTGAGAGACAGGATGCCCAGTCGTATAAAGGATTATCTGACACTCATGGCCGCAGGTTTATGCCTGCACACCTCAGTGGCCGCTGCGCAGACCGTCAGCGAGAACTACAACCTGATGAGTCGCTCGATGGCTGGACACCAGGAAGTCCAACTGGATAAATCACAACGACAATGGATTGAGCATAAACGGGAACTGATCCTGGGCACGTCAGCCCCGGACTACCCCCCTTTCGACCTGACCATCAGTGGTCACGACTACGAAGGCTTTACCGCCGATTACGCAGGTATCCTTGGCAAAACAACCGGTCTGCCCATCAAGGTGCTGCGCTTTGCGTCCCGGGAGGCCGCGATCGAGGCGCTCGAAAGTGGCAAGATCGACTTGCTGGGGACCGCCAATGGTTTCGAAGCCCGCAACGTTGACATCGTACTTTCCGCACCCTACGCCGCAGACCAGCCGGTTCTGGTGACCCGCGAAGGTGAAACCCGATCCTTGACCGATGGCCTGTCCGGGCTACGGCTGAGCATGGTGTATCACTATTTGCCGCTGGAAGAGGTCAAGGCCATGTATCCGGGGGCGATCATCACGTCCTTTCCGTCCTACCAGAATGCGATCAATGCCGTTGCCTTCGATCAGGCTGACGTGTTTCTGGGTGACACGATTTCCACCCATTACATGATCAACAAGGGTTATCTGAACAACATCCGCATGGCCAACTTCGGCAAACACGAAGCCCACGGTTTCAGCTTTGCCGTGCATAAGGACAACCCGCAACTGCTCGGCATCATCAACGCAATGCTGTTAGCCATCCCCACCAGCGAACGAGACAACATTGCCAAGCGCTGGAGTGCCGGCAGTGACATGCTGCTCACCGATCAGAAACTGCAACTCACCCACAAAGAGGAACGCTGGCTGGCACAAAACCCGGTAGTGCGAGTGGTGGTCAATGAGGCTTTTGCGCCGCTGACGTTTTTCGACAGTGATGGCAACTTTCGTGGGGTTACTGCGGACTTGCTGGAGCTGATCAGATTGCGCACCGGCTTGCGCTTCGATGTCCGTCGCAGCCGCAGCGATGAAGAGATGATCCAACAGATCAGCGACAACCAGGCCGACGTGATCGCCGCACTTCTTCCCAGTGCCCAACGTGAAACGACGTTGAACTTCACCCGCCCCTATTTGCAAAACTCCTTTGTCCTGCTGACTCGCAAAGCCGCCGACAGCCCGGCAAGCCTTGCGCAGTTGGAGGACAAACGCCTGGCAATCGCCCAAGGCAATCCCCTGGTGGATTACCTGCGCAGCGAGTTCCCGCGGATCAAGCTGATTGAAACCCCGGATACCTTCAGCGCCGTGGAGTTGCTGGCCGAGGGCAAGGCAGAAGGTGCGGTGAATTCACTGGTGATTGCCAACTACTTCATCTCTTCGCAGCTCTTCGAGCACACCCTTCAAATCAGTACCACCATCGGCACCCGGCAAGCTGCGTTTTCACTGGCAACAAGCCGGGACGCCAAAGAACTGAACACCATTCTCGACAAGGCGCTGCTGAGCATTGCACCGGAAGAACTGGGCATCATCAACAGCCGCTGGCGCGGCTATTCGGCGTCCTCGCAAAGTACCTGGCGCAACTATCACCGTCTGTTCTACCAAGTCGTCATCGGTGCCGGGGTGCTGCTGCTGATTTCCGTTGCCTGGAACGCTTACATGCGGCGCCAGATAAAGCAGCGCCAGGCAGCCGAGCGTGCGTTGAACGATCAACTCGAATTCATGCGATCACTGGTCAACGGGACGCCTCATCCGATCTACGTCCGCGATCGCCAGGGACTGCTGCAAAGCTGCAACGACAGTTACCTGGAAGCCTTCTGCGCAAGACGTGAAGACGTCATCGGCAAAAGCGTCATGCAAGCCAGCCTGAGCAATGCGTTCGAAGCCCGGGAATTTCAGGCCGATTACCAGCGCGTCGTGGCCGAGGGCAATCCGCTGATTCTCGATCGCGCGCTGCACATCGGCGAGCGCAGACTGACGATTTACCACTGGATTCTTCCCTACCGTGATTCGAGCGGTGAAGTCCAAGGCATCATTGGCGGCTGGATCGACATCAGCGAACGGCGGCAACTGTTCGATGACCTGCGCGAGGCCAAAGAGCGCGCCGATGAAGCCAACCGTGCCAAAACCACCTTTCTGGCGACCATGAGCCATGAGATCCGCACTCCGATGAATGCGGTCATCGGCATGCTCGAACTCACGCTCAAACGCATCGATCACAAGCATCCGGATCGCCCGGCAATCGACGTGGCGTACAACTCGGCGAAAGACCTGTTGGAGCTGATCGGAGACATTCTCGACATTGCACGGATTGAATCCGGACGCCTGAGCCTGAGTCCTGAACGGGTCAATCCCAGTGAAATCGTGGCCTCGGTGGTGCGGGTCTTCGATGGACTGGCGCGTCAGAAAAATCTGCGGCTGCTACTGGAATTTCGCCCTGCCAATCCAGGGTTTGATGTCCTGCTGGACCCGATGCGCTTCAAACAGGTGCTGTCCAACCTGGTGAGCAACGCCATCAAGTTTACGGAACGCGGCCAAATCAGGATCATCGTCGACCTGCAGCCGACCACCGAGCCTGAGCGGGTCCGGATGTTGTTGCAGGTTCATGACAGCGGCATAGGGATCAGCGAACAGGATCAGCAGCGGTTGTTCGAACCCTTTGCTCAGGCCGATCACGCCGTGCAGTCAGCCAGAGGCGGGGCGGGGCTTGGGCTGATGATCAGCCGCAGCCTGTGCGAAATGATGGGCGGCAGCCTGCAATTGAGCAGCCAGCCGGGTGCCGGCACGCACGTCGAGGTGTCGTTGCACCTGGCAACATTGCCATTGGTACAGATGCCAGAAACTGCTGAAGCGAAAATCCGCACCACTGCGACTCCCTTGAACGTTCTGGTGGTCGACGATCACCCCGCCAATCGCTTGCTCATGTGCCAGCAACTGGAGTTTCTGGGCCATCGATTCAGCGTCGCGCCGGATGGACAGGCGGGGCTTCAGGCATGGGAAGCCGAGCCGTTCGATCTGGTGATTGCCGATTGCAACATGCCGGTCATGAACGGATACGAACTGGCCCGCGCCATTCGCCAACATGAACAAAAAACGCACCGCCCGGCCTGTACCGTGCTGGGTTTTACCGCCAACGCACAACCGGAAGAAATACAACGCTGCAAACAAGCCGGGATGGACGATTGCCTGTTCAAGCCACTTACCCTCACAGCCTTGAGTCAGTGGTTTGAAGGTATCAGGCCAACCGTGCGCGATCCTGCCTTCAGTCTGCAAGGATTGCGTCTTTTGACCGGCGGAGATCCGGTATTGGACCAGCGACTGTTGACCGAACTGTTGAACAGCAACCGTCTGGACCGACAAGAACTGCTGGCCCTGTCCCCCTCCAAAGAGCCTCAGCCATTTCTCGACGTCGCCCACAAAATCAAAGGCGCCGCCCGAATCGTCCAGGCGTCCAGGGTGATCGACAGCTGCGAGGCGATGGAAAAGGCCTGCCATGAAGTGTTCCATCAGGATCAAGTGGCCGATTGCAGCAAGGCTATAGAGCGCGCCATGCTCGAACTGGAGCAGGCATTGCAGCAACAGATCGGCCAAAACGACAAAGGCAGAATGACAGAGCCTTAACTATGCTTGGACGCTGAGCAGTGTGTTAACCATCATGGAGAGACCTGCAATGCCCAGCCCACTGCGCCCGGATCAACGTCGGTTTCCCCTGCACGTCCATATCAGTGTGATGTTCACATTCCTGCTGTTGCTGACCGGCGTGGTGCTGGGCCTTTTCAACTACCAGCAAACCACGCAGATCATCCTTTCCAGCAGTGAGAAACTCTTCAACCGCATCGAGCAGGATGTCCGTCTCGACCTGCACGCCACTTATGAACCGATTCGCCATCTGCTGTCCCTGCTGGCGCAATACCCGGCGACCCAGGCACCTGACCTTGCGCAACGCCTGGCGCTGCTCAAACCCTTCAGCCAGTCGCTCAAGGACAACCCCGACCTGGCCTCGTTGTACCTTGGCTATGGCAATGGCGATTTCTTCATGGTTCGGCCCTTGCGAACCCCCGAGTTGAAAACGCTCCTCAAGGCACCGGACACGGCGGCTTATCAGGTGTGGAGCATTGAGCGAACAGGCAACAGCGGCCAGGTCCGCTCCCAATCATTGTTTTTCGATCAGGATCTGGCCCTCATCAGCCGCCAGGACAACCCCGACGAATCCTACGATCCGCGAACCCGTGCCTGGTATGCCAATGCCCGTAGCGACAGCAATCAGATCACCACCGAACCCTATCTCTTTTTCTCCACCCGCAATGTCGGCACTACCCTGGCCCGGCGCAGTGGCGAACAGGCGGTCATGGGTGCCGACCTGACCCTGGCGGCACTCTCCGCAACCCTGGCCAAACATGTCGTGACCCCCAGTACCGAAATCGTGCTGTTCGATGCAGAAGGAAATGCCATCGCGTATCCCGACAGCAGCAAACTGATCATCGACGATCAGACTGCCCGCCTGATCAAAGCCGCCGACCTGAGCCCCAGCCTCGGTGCATTGCTCAACAATCCCTCCGCAGGTAATCGCCTGGATGTCGCCGGTCGTCAATGGATCGTTGCCCGCAGCCGCATGCAGGAGGGCGGCCCTCAGGGGCTGCAACTGGCGCTGCTGGTGCCGGAAGATGAATTGCTGGTCGATGCCTACCGCATGCGCTGGCAAGGCGCGCTGATTACCCTGGCCACGCTGTTGCTGTGCCTGCCGCTGGGCTGGCTGACCTCACGAATCCTGGTCAAACCCTTGCGCGCGCTGGTGCAGGAGGCCGATGCGGTGCGCAGTTTCGACTTCAACTTTCCGGCCTCGCGTCGCTCTCCCGTGCTCGAAGTCGACCAACTGAGCGTGTCGATGACGCGCATGAAAGACACCCTGGCGAGTTTTTTCCGGATCACCGACAGCCTGAGCGCCGAGACTCGCTTCACCCCCTTGCTGGAACGGGTGTTGTTTGAAACCGTGAAAATCGGCCAGGCCCAGGCCGGCCTGATCTACCTGCGCGAAAGTGATGGCGATCGAATGGAGCCCCATGGCCTGGTCCTCAACGGTTCCTCACGGGCATTGCCGCCATTTCATCTTCGAGCACACGACTCCCAGGCGCCGCAAAGCCCGGCATGGCTACAACAGCTGTCGAAGGCCGACAACATCGTCACCACGCTTGGTTTCGAACAGGCCGGGGATTTGCAAAAGGTGTTGCATGAGCTGGAGTGTCCCCGCGTCCACCTGATCGGCATTCGACTGCACAATCGTCATAACGAAACCGTGGGCCTGCTGGTCCTGCTATTGGCCGATAGCGGCAACCAGAGCGATCTGGAGAAACTTCGTCCGGACCGCATCGCGTTCCTCCAGGCTGTGTCAGGCGCGGCCGCCGTCAGTATTGAAAGTCAGCGTCTGCAAGCCAAACAAAAACAACTGCTGGATTCCTTCATTCAACTTCTGGCGGGGGCGATTGACGCCAAAAGCCCCTATACCGGCGGTCACTGCCAGCGAGTACCGGCGCTGACCCTGATGCTCGCCCAAGCCGCCGCTGCCAGCCAGGCCCCCGCCTTCAGTGGCTATCAACCCAACGAAGATGAATGGGAAGCGCTGCACATCGCCGCCTGGCTGCACGACTGCGGCAAGGTCACCACCCCGGAATATGTGGTCGATAAAGCCACGAAGCTGGAAACCCTCAACGACCGTATTCACGAAATCCGCACCCGTTTCGAAGTGCTCAAGCGCGATGCCTGGATCAGCTATTGGCAAGCCATGGCCCTGGGCGGTAACGAGCAGCACCTGGCCGAACTGCGCAACGCCACGCTGGCGGGGCTGGACGATGATTTCGCGTTCGTTGCCCGCTGCAACCTGGGCAGCGAGGCAATGGCCGAGTCCGACCAGCAACGCCTGCGCAGCATTGCCCAACGCAGCTGGACCCGAACCCTGGATGACCGGCTGGGCGTTTCCTGGGAAGAGAATCGACGTCAGGCACGGACCCCGGCACCGGCACTGCCGGTCAGCGAGCCATTGCTGGCGGACAAACCCGAGCACCTGTTCGAACGCCCCGAAGCCGAGTTGATTCCAGAGGACAATCCCTGGGGGTTCAAGCTCGATGTGCCGCGCTACAAGTACAACCGGGGCGAGCTCTACAACCTGAGCGTTGCCCGAGGCACCCTGACCCGTGAGGAGCGTTACATCATCAATCACCACATGGTGCAGACGATTCTGATGCTCAGCCACCTGCCCTTCCCCGGCCACCTCACCAACGTCGCGGAGATCGCCGGCGGCCACCACGAGAAAATGGACGGCACGGGGTATCCCAAACAGTTGAAGCGCGAAGAAATGAGCCTGCCGGCGCGGATGATGGCGATTGCCGATATTTTCGAAGCCCTGACCGCCGCCGATCGCCCCTACAAGAAAGCCAAGTCCCTGAGCGAAGCGCTGGGCATCATGGCCACCATGTGCCGGGATGCTCACATCGATCCCGAGTTGTTCGGGCTGTTCATCAACGCGCAAATCTACTTGGAGTACGCCGATCGTTTCCTCGATCCCCAACAGATCGATGCGGTTGATCCGGCAAGCCTGCTGGTCAAGGCAGGCCTGGCATGATCAGCAGTCGGTCAGGCGCAGGAAAATCGCCGCCAATTGCTCGATACCAGCCTGATCTTCAACGGTAAAACGCGCCAGTTTCGGGCTATCGAGGTCCAGCACGCCAATCAATCGACCGTCCTTGACCAGTGGCACCACCAGCTCGCTGTTCGACGCACTGTCGCAAGCGATGTGCCCGGGAAACGCATGCACATCCTCGACCAATTGGGTCTGCAAGGTAGCCGCTGCCGCTCCGCACACGCCACGGCCGAACGGAATCCGCACGCAGGCGATCTGTCCCTGAAACGGGCCAAGCACCAGCTCTTCATTGCGATTGAGGTAGAACCCGGCCCAGTTCAGGTCATCGAGCTGGTTGAACAGGAACGCCGAGAACTGCGCGGCGTTGGCGATGAAATCCCGTTCGTCCGCCAGCAATGACTCCAATTGCGCCCACAGCATGCCGTAGCCTTCGAGGCCCTGGCCGCTCTTTTGTAAATCGATCATGCCTTGTGCTCCAACAGCTTCAGCCCGACCCAATAGCGGGCAAATTGATACGCGCAACGTCCGTTGCGATTACCGCGGCCCGTGGCCCAACGTACCGCGAGGATGTCCAGTTCTTCGTCCCGCTGCCACTTGAGGCCCGCCTTGTCGGCCAGTTGACCGATCCAGTGTTCGACGACGTTGAGGAAGTGCTCCTGGGTAAACGGATAGAACGACAGCCACAATCCGAAACGATCCGACAGCGCAATCTTGTCTTCCACCGCCTCACTGGGATGTAGTTCGCCGTCAACGCGTTTCCAGTTTTCGTTATCGCTTTCCTTTTCCGGCACCAGATGGCGACGGTTGGACGTGGCGTACAGCAAAACGTTATCCGGCGCCTGTTCGAGAGAGCCGTCGAGCACGCTTTTGAGCACGCGGTAATCGCCCTCGCCCGACTCGAACGACAGATCATCGCAGAACAGCACGAAACGCTGGGGCAACTTGGCGATCTGTTCGACAATACGCGGCAAGTCCGCCAGGTGATCGCGCTCGATTTCGATCAAGCGCAAACCGGCTTCGGCGTGTTCGGCCAGCAAGGCGCGAACCAGCGACGATTTACCGGTTCCACGCGAACCCCAGAGCAGCGCGTGGTTGGCCGGCATGCCGTCGAGGAACTGTAGGGTATTACGCCCCAGTTGCTCCACTTGACGGTCGACACCGACCAGGTCGGTCAAACGTGTGTCGAGGCTGACTTGCAGCGGCAACAGAAAACCGCTGCGGCCCTCACGTTGCCAGCGCGCGGCCAGGCAGTGAGTCCAGTCGATGGTTTGCCGAGGTGCTGGCAGCAGCGGTTCGATACGGGCCAGAACGGCATCGGCGCGTTCAAGAAAAGCATTTAATCGGGAATCCACGTCTTCTCCTCGGGCACGTTCACAGTAATGATGGTGATACAGCGACGAAACACAACATCCGGTGTCCGGTTCATCCCTCTGCACAAGGGCTCACGAGAACATCGGTATCCATGCATGATCGACTATGCTTGAGCAGCGAAGGGAAACGGAAGTGGTTCAACACCCCATGGATATCAAGTTCACCAACCGGCTGTCCTACAAGCAAGCCAGGCTGACTGTGCTGGTCGGTTTCATTCTGGGCACGCTGCTCAGCCTGCTGCAAATAGGCATCGATTATGCCAGTGAAGACGCCTCCATCAACCGCGAAATCCTGTCGTTGCTGGAAATCAGCCATAACCCCGCGTCCCGCATTGCCTACAACATCGACGCCGAACTCGCTCAGGAACTGACCCTGGGCCTGTTGCGCTCGCCGGCGATCATCGGCGCACAATTGATCGACAACAACAGTACCGTGCTGGCCAACGTCAAACGCCCGGGGGTGCAAAGCGGCTATCGGGTGATCAGCGACTTCCTGTTCGGCGCCAATCGGCAGTTCGAAGACCGTCTCTACCTGGATCACTTGCCGACCGAATCCCTCGGCATCCTGCGACTGGACGTCGACACCTATTCATTCGGCAACCGCTTTCTGCGTCGGGCCGAGGTGACCCTGCTCAATGGCTTCGCGCGCAGCCTGCTGCTGACTGGCATCCTGCTGGCGCTGTTCTACGTGATGCTGACCAAGCCGTTGGTGCGAGTCATCCGTGAACTCAGCAGTCGCGACCCGCGCAGCGCGGAGTCAACGTCGCTGGAGTGTCCGACGGACCATGAAAACGATGAAATCGGTGTACTGGTCAAGGTGGCCAATCAACAATTCGAAAACATCGCCACCGAAATCCAGCAGCGACGCAACGCGGAAAACCGCCTGACCGACTACCTCGGGCAACTGGAGAACATCGTCTCGGCCCGCACTGCGGAACTCAAGGCGATCAACTCGCGGCTCAGCCAATCCAACGAGGAACTGGAAGTCGCCCGCAGTACCGCCCTGGACATGGCCGAAGCGCGCTCGGTGTTCCTGGCCAACATGAGCCACGAGATCCGCACGCCGCTCAATGGCCTGTTGGGGATGATCGCGCTTTCCCTGGACGGACCGCTCAATGCCGAGCAACAGCAACAGCTGTCCATCGCCCATGACTCAGGCAAAGTGCTGGTGGAACTGCTCAACGATATTCTCGATCTGTCGAAGTTCGATGCCGGCCAACTGGAGCTCGAACATATTCCGTTCGATCTTGGCTCGCTGATCGAGGACACCGCCAACCTGCTATCGCAAAACGCCGCGCCGAGCGTCGAGCTGAGCTGC of the Pseudomonas frederiksbergensis genome contains:
- a CDS encoding HD domain-containing phosphohydrolase, translating into MPSPLRPDQRRFPLHVHISVMFTFLLLLTGVVLGLFNYQQTTQIILSSSEKLFNRIEQDVRLDLHATYEPIRHLLSLLAQYPATQAPDLAQRLALLKPFSQSLKDNPDLASLYLGYGNGDFFMVRPLRTPELKTLLKAPDTAAYQVWSIERTGNSGQVRSQSLFFDQDLALISRQDNPDESYDPRTRAWYANARSDSNQITTEPYLFFSTRNVGTTLARRSGEQAVMGADLTLAALSATLAKHVVTPSTEIVLFDAEGNAIAYPDSSKLIIDDQTARLIKAADLSPSLGALLNNPSAGNRLDVAGRQWIVARSRMQEGGPQGLQLALLVPEDELLVDAYRMRWQGALITLATLLLCLPLGWLTSRILVKPLRALVQEADAVRSFDFNFPASRRSPVLEVDQLSVSMTRMKDTLASFFRITDSLSAETRFTPLLERVLFETVKIGQAQAGLIYLRESDGDRMEPHGLVLNGSSRALPPFHLRAHDSQAPQSPAWLQQLSKADNIVTTLGFEQAGDLQKVLHELECPRVHLIGIRLHNRHNETVGLLVLLLADSGNQSDLEKLRPDRIAFLQAVSGAAAVSIESQRLQAKQKQLLDSFIQLLAGAIDAKSPYTGGHCQRVPALTLMLAQAAAASQAPAFSGYQPNEDEWEALHIAAWLHDCGKVTTPEYVVDKATKLETLNDRIHEIRTRFEVLKRDAWISYWQAMALGGNEQHLAELRNATLAGLDDDFAFVARCNLGSEAMAESDQQRLRSIAQRSWTRTLDDRLGVSWEENRRQARTPAPALPVSEPLLADKPEHLFERPEAELIPEDNPWGFKLDVPRYKYNRGELYNLSVARGTLTREERYIINHHMVQTILMLSHLPFPGHLTNVAEIAGGHHEKMDGTGYPKQLKREEMSLPARMMAIADIFEALTAADRPYKKAKSLSEALGIMATMCRDAHIDPELFGLFINAQIYLEYADRFLDPQQIDAVDPASLLVKAGLA
- a CDS encoding transporter substrate-binding domain-containing protein, which encodes MPSRIKDYLTLMAAGLCLHTSVAAAQTVSENYNLMSRSMAGHQEVQLDKSQRQWIEHKRELILGTSAPDYPPFDLTISGHDYEGFTADYAGILGKTTGLPIKVLRFASREAAIEALESGKIDLLGTANGFEARNVDIVLSAPYAADQPVLVTREGETRSLTDGLSGLRLSMVYHYLPLEEVKAMYPGAIITSFPSYQNAINAVAFDQADVFLGDTISTHYMINKGYLNNIRMANFGKHEAHGFSFAVHKDNPQLLGIINAMLLAIPTSERDNIAKRWSAGSDMLLTDQKLQLTHKEERWLAQNPVVRVVVNEAFAPLTFFDSDGNFRGVTADLLELIRLRTGLRFDVRRSRSDEEMIQQISDNQADVIAALLPSAQRETTLNFTRPYLQNSFVLLTRKAADSPASLAQLEDKRLAIAQGNPLVDYLRSEFPRIKLIETPDTFSAVELLAEGKAEGAVNSLVIANYFISSQLFEHTLQISTTIGTRQAAFSLATSRDAKELNTILDKALLSIAPEELGIINSRWRGYSASSQSTWRNYHRLFYQVVIGAGVLLLISVAWNAYMRRQIKQRQAAERALNDQLEFMRSLVNGTPHPIYVRDRQGLLQSCNDSYLEAFCARREDVIGKSVMQASLSNAFEAREFQADYQRVVAEGNPLILDRALHIGERRLTIYHWILPYRDSSGEVQGIIGGWIDISERRQLFDDLREAKERADEANRAKTTFLATMSHEIRTPMNAVIGMLELTLKRIDHKHPDRPAIDVAYNSAKDLLELIGDILDIARIESGRLSLSPERVNPSEIVASVVRVFDGLARQKNLRLLLEFRPANPGFDVLLDPMRFKQVLSNLVSNAIKFTERGQIRIIVDLQPTTEPERVRMLLQVHDSGIGISEQDQQRLFEPFAQADHAVQSARGGAGLGLMISRSLCEMMGGSLQLSSQPGAGTHVEVSLHLATLPLVQMPETAEAKIRTTATPLNVLVVDDHPANRLLMCQQLEFLGHRFSVAPDGQAGLQAWEAEPFDLVIADCNMPVMNGYELARAIRQHEQKTHRPACTVLGFTANAQPEEIQRCKQAGMDDCLFKPLTLTALSQWFEGIRPTVRDPAFSLQGLRLLTGGDPVLDQRLLTELLNSNRLDRQELLALSPSKEPQPFLDVAHKIKGAARIVQASRVIDSCEAMEKACHEVFHQDQVADCSKAIERAMLELEQALQQQIGQNDKGRMTEP
- a CDS encoding response regulator, translating into MFKDDLRILLVEDHPFQLRATQYLLESYGFTQLTTTDSADGALHQMLKAVQPFDILLCDQCLPGLCGLDLVEFASQRGMIRQAILLSSLTSAELDELEKKANEHGLPLLGYLIKPLKQSEFRNLLTLASF
- a CDS encoding ATP-binding protein yields the protein MDSRLNAFLERADAVLARIEPLLPAPRQTIDWTHCLAARWQREGRSGFLLPLQVSLDTRLTDLVGVDRQVEQLGRNTLQFLDGMPANHALLWGSRGTGKSSLVRALLAEHAEAGLRLIEIERDHLADLPRIVEQIAKLPQRFVLFCDDLSFESGEGDYRVLKSVLDGSLEQAPDNVLLYATSNRRHLVPEKESDNENWKRVDGELHPSEAVEDKIALSDRFGLWLSFYPFTQEHFLNVVEHWIGQLADKAGLKWQRDEELDILAVRWATGRGNRNGRCAYQFARYWVGLKLLEHKA
- a CDS encoding GAF domain-containing protein produces the protein MIDLQKSGQGLEGYGMLWAQLESLLADERDFIANAAQFSAFLFNQLDDLNWAGFYLNRNEELVLGPFQGQIACVRIPFGRGVCGAAAATLQTQLVEDVHAFPGHIACDSASNSELVVPLVKDGRLIGVLDLDSPKLARFTVEDQAGIEQLAAIFLRLTDC
- a CDS encoding response regulator transcription factor, whose protein sequence is MNSVFIVDDHPVIRLAVRMLLEHEGYKVVGETDNGVDAMQMVRECMPDLVILDISIPKLDGLEVLARFNAMSTRLKTLVLTAQSPTLFGIRCMQSGASGYVCKQEDLSELVSAIKAVLSGYNYFPSQALNPVRCDDARFSDLELFKSVNDRELMVLQLFAQGRTNKEIAKGMFLSNKTVSTYKKRLMQKLEAKSLVELIDMAKRNALV
- a CDS encoding deoxyguanosinetriphosphate triphosphohydrolase, producing the protein MDWQTLLTRERLGKPLHSPEELGRSPFHKDHDRIIFSGAFRRLGRKTQVHPVSSNDHIHTRLTHSLEVSCVGRSLGMRVGETIRSALPDWCEPSDLGMVVQSACLAHDIGNPPFGHSGEDAIRHWFQQAAGRGWLDAMSEVERNDFLNFEGNAQGFRVLTQLEYHQFDGGTRLTYATLGTYLKYPWTAKHADSLGYKKHKFGCYQSELPLLEQIAHKLGLPQLEEQRWARHPLVYLMEAADDICYALIDLEDGLEMELLEYAEVESLLLDLVGDDLPETYRQLGPLDSRRRKLAILRGKAIEHLTNAAARAFVEQQDALLAGTLPGDLVEHMHGPAKRCVLNAKDMARKKIFQDKRKTLHEIGAYTTLEILLNAFCGAALEQHNGRTPSFKSRRVLDLLGNNAPDPHGPLHASFLRMIDFIAGMTDSYASEMALEMTGRSSH